In the Danio rerio strain Tuebingen ecotype United States chromosome 8, GRCz12tu, whole genome shotgun sequence genome, one interval contains:
- the gpr61 gene encoding G-protein coupled receptor 61 yields MEHTTAYNPPWNVTHTTTWRPSTTQPNASGLSEPRDGHLLQTLALCTMLLMDILAIVGNLAIMTVIARTPRLRKFVFVFHLCLVDLIAALVLMPLGMLSGQGFFNKALCQGYLCLSVGLISAAILTISAINVERYYYVVHPMRYEVKMTVGLVVSVLIGIWIKAILMSAFPLLGWTLEGDEKAFTLEPKCCSLHWVDGGPQRLVFMVLFTLMYFLCPVLIILVVYCNMFKVARVAAMQQGPVPTWMETPRPRSESLSSRSSMAGSLSGARTTPQRTFSGGKAAVVLVAVGGQFLGCWLPYFSFHLYCAVMRSSLESLAHMAQLEDVFTWIGYFCFTSNPFFYGCLNRQIREELARNLAFVFKWGRPGEEDQLPSREASIEENFLQFLQGTGCNMRPRNSQSISIPQQEEENPLSTELHRPSVDFHIPGQIMEETSEFIEHQQMNDLNVSDNCIKTKVELQG; encoded by the coding sequence ATGGAGCATACAACCGCCTACAACCCACCGTGGAACGTCACCCACACCACCACCTGGCGTCCCAGCACCACCCAGCCTAACGCCTCAGGACTGAGCGAGCCCCGAGATGGACACCTCCTCCAGACGCTGGCCCTGTGCACCATGCTCCTGATGGACATACTGGCCATTGTGGGCAACTTGGCCATCATGACTGTTATTGCCAGGACGCCGCGGCTCCGTAAATTCGTGTTTGTCTTCCATCTCTGCCTGGTGGATCTCATCGCGGCTTTGGTGTTAATGCCTTTGGGGATGCTGTCAGGTCAGGGTTTTTTTAACAAGGCTCTGTGTCAGGGTTACCTGTGTCTGAGCGTAGGACTGATCAGTGCTGCTATCCTCACCATCTCCGCCATCAACGTCGAGAGATACTACTATGTTGTTCATCCCATGCGCTACGAGGTCAAAATGACGGTGGGGCTGGTGGTTTCGGTTTTGATTGGAATATGGATCAAAGCCATCCTCATGTCCGCGTTTCCTTTACTCGGCTGGACACTTGAAGGAGACGAGAAAGCATTCACGCTTGAACCAAAGTGCTGCTCACTCCACTGGGTGGATGGAGGTCCCCAACGGCTGGTATTCATGGTTCTTTTTACCCTTATGTACTTCCTTTGTCCGGTCCTTATCATTTTAGTGGTGTACTGCAACATGTTTAAGGTGGCCCGAGTGGCTGCCATGCAGCAGGGCCCGGTTCCCACATGGATGGAGACTCCTAGGCCTCGCTCTGAATCTCTGAGCAGCCGGTCGAGCATGGCAGGCAGCCTCAGTGGAGCTCGCACCACCCCACAGAGGACTTTCAGCGGCGGCAAAGCCGCAGTGGTGCTGGTCGCCGTTGGAGGTCAATTCCTAGGTTGCTGGCTGCCTTATTTCTCCTTCCACCTGTACTGCGCCGTCATGAGATCCTCTCTGGAATCTCTCGCACACATGGCGCAGCTGGAGGACGTGTTCACCTGGATTGGCTACTTCTGCTTCACCTCCAACCCCTTTTTCTACGGCTGTCTGAATCGGCAGATCAGGGAGGAGCTGGCCAGAAACTTGGCCTTCGTGTTCAAGTGGGGTCGTCCCGGTGAGGAGGATCAGCTGCCCAGTCGAGAGGCTTCTATCGAGGAGAACTTTCTCCAATTTCTTCAGGGCACCGGCTGCAATATGCGGCCGAGGAATTCCCAAAGCATCTCCATCCCGCAGCAGGAGGAGGAAAATCCTCTCTCCACCGAACTCCACAGGCCATCTGTCGACTTTCACATTCCGGGTCAAATCATGGAGGAGACCTCGGAGTTCATAGAGCACCAACAGATGAATGATCTTAACGTATCAGACAATTGTATCAAGACTAAAGTCGAACTGCAAGGTTGA